From a region of the Triticum aestivum cultivar Chinese Spring chromosome 7D, IWGSC CS RefSeq v2.1, whole genome shotgun sequence genome:
- the LOC123170406 gene encoding anthocyanidin 3-O-glucosyltransferase 2-like, with the protein MAAKPTIVLLPAWGVGHFMPMIEAGKRMLQCCSSSSALSLTVLLMPAPTAQAVSDIADHIRREEEAGAVDIRFLHLPPVPLPTDHTGVEEWISRIVQLHVPHIRAAVSGLTCPVAALVLDIFFTPALDVSRDLAVPAYVYFTSGAAMLALLLRSPSLQEEVEGEFEGSVDVPGLPPVPPSFLPETLLDKKSPTYAWFLYTGRRYMEANGIIVNTAAELEPGVLAAIAEGRCTRGARAPTVYPIGPAISLITSPPAEQSQPHECVRWLDSQPPSSVLFLCFGSKGMLPPAQVHEIAHGLERSGHRFLWVLRGLPVDTTMGAREPTDANLAELLPEGFLEKTKGRGLVWPTRAPQKEILAHAAVGGFVTHCGWNSILESLWFGVPMLPWPLAADQHLNAFAVVHGIGAAVPLEMDRERGNYVEAAQLERAVRSLMGGGGGEEGVNKAREKAMEMKRACRHAVEQSGSSHASLQRLSEELVGGAVLPKRGT; encoded by the coding sequence ATGGCAGCAAAACCGACCATCGTCCTCCTGCCCGCCTGGGGCGTCGGCCACTTCATGCCCATGATCGAGGCCGGCAAGCGGATGCTCCAatgctgcagcagcagcagcgccctcTCGCTCACGGTGCTCCTCATGCCGGCCCCCACGGCGCAGGCCGTGTCCGACATCGCCGACCACATACgccgggaggaggaggccggcgccgTCGACATCCGCTTCCTCCACCTCCCGCCCGTGCCGCTCCCGACCGACCACACGGGCGTCGAGGAGTGGATCTCCCGCATCGTGCAGCTCCACGTGCCCCACATCCGGGCCGCCGTCTCCGGCCTCACGTGCCCCGTCGCCGCGCTCGTCCTCGACATCTTCTTCACCCCCGCGCTCGACGTGTCCCGCGACCTCGCCGTGCCGGCCTACGTCTACTTCACCTCCGGCGCCGCGATGCTGGCGCTGCTGCTGCGCTCGCCGTCGCTccaggaggaggtggagggggagTTTGAAGGCTCGGTGGACGTGCCCGGGCTGCCGCCGGTGCCGCCGTCCTTCCTGCCGGAGACTTTGCTGGACAAAAAGAGCCCGACGTACGCGTGGTTCCTGTACACGGGGAGGCGCTACATGGAAGCCAACGGCATCATCGTCAACACGGCGGCCGAGCTGGAGCCCGGcgtcctcgccgccatcgccgaggGCCGGTGCACCCGCGGCGCCCGCGCCCCGACCGTGTACCCCATCGGGCCAGCAATCTCGCTAATAACAAGCCCGCCGGCCGAGCAGTCGCAGCCGCACGAGTGCGTGCGGTGGCTCGACTCGCAGCCTCCGAGCTCGGTGCTCTTCCTCTGCTTCGGGAGCAAAGGGATGCTCCCGCCAGCGCAGGTGCACGAGATAGCGCACGGCCTGGAGCGCAGCGGCCACCGCTTCCTGTGGGTGCTGCGCGGCCTGCCGGTGGACACCACGATGGGCGCGAGAGAACCGACAGACGCGAACCTCGCCGAGCTGCTCCCGGAGGGCTTCCTGGAGAAGACGAAGGGGAGAGGGCTGGTGTGGCCGACGAGGGCACCGCAGAAGGAGATCCTGGCGCACGCCGCCGTCGGGGGCTTCGTCACGCACTGCGGCTGGAACTCCATCCTCGAGAGCCTCTGGTTCGGCGTGCCCATGCTGCCGTGGCCGCTCGCCGCCGACCAGCACCTCAACGCGTTCGCGGTCGTCCACGGGATCGGCGCCGCCGTGCCGTTGGAGATGGACAGGGAGCGCGGGAACTACGTCGAAGCGGCGCAGCTGGAGCGAGCGGTCAGGTCCCTcatgggcgggggcggcggcgaggagggggtTAATAAGGCGAGGGAGAAGGCCATGGAGATGAAGCGCGCCTGCCGCCATGCCGTGGAGCAGAGCGGTTCTTCCCACGCTTCGCTGCAGAGGCTCTCCGAGGAGCTCGTCGGAGGTGCGGTGCTGCCCAAAAGAGGAACGTAG